The Methylomusa anaerophila genome has a segment encoding these proteins:
- a CDS encoding Fur family transcriptional regulator yields the protein MKDTIHLLREKGFKVTPQRRAVIEALLECGKFPTAQQILEYVRKIHPEIGVDTVYRNLNLLADIGAIQQINVRGRDGNVFELTQGHHHHFICLGCGHTQCLDYCPVREKDLEQTATAYEFDIVSHSLEFYGFCQNCRVNRV from the coding sequence ATGAAAGACACAATACATCTTCTCCGTGAAAAAGGATTTAAAGTAACCCCGCAGCGGCGGGCCGTCATTGAAGCACTGTTGGAATGCGGCAAGTTTCCGACGGCGCAACAGATTCTCGAATACGTGAGGAAAATACACCCGGAAATAGGGGTTGACACTGTATATCGAAACTTAAACCTGCTGGCTGACATTGGCGCTATCCAGCAAATTAACGTTCGCGGCCGCGATGGTAATGTATTTGAACTGACGCAAGGCCATCATCACCATTTTATCTGTCTTGGTTGTGGCCATACCCAATGTCTGGATTATTGTCCGGTACGTGAAAAAGATTTAGAGCAGACTGCGACTGCCTATGAATTTGACATTGTAAGCCATTCCCTTGAGTTTTATGGATTTTGCCAAAATTGCAGGGTTAATCGCGTTTAG
- a CDS encoding aldo/keto reductase, with protein MAQITLGSTGITTDRNAFGALPIQRVNMETAVKILRKAYAGGMTFFDTARMYSDSEEKIGQAFAGMREKIFIATKTHSNTPEKFWKDLETSLSLLKTDYIDIYQFHWPSVCYKPGDGSGMYECMLEAKKQGKIRHIGLTNHKLGLAHECIDSGLYETLQYPLSYLSSEKEIELVGKCKKTDMGFIAMKALSGGLITDSAAAYAFMTQYDNALPIWGIQRETELDEFLSYKDNPPQLTGERRALIEKDKQELTGEFCRGCGYCMPCPAEIEINNCARMSLLIRRSPSENWLTPKAQEMMKKVEGCLACGKCASQCPYGLDTPELLKKNYADYKKILAGEAEVK; from the coding sequence ATGGCACAAATCACATTGGGAAGTACCGGGATTACAACTGACCGTAATGCCTTTGGCGCACTGCCGATTCAAAGAGTAAATATGGAGACTGCGGTCAAAATTTTAAGGAAGGCATATGCAGGAGGTATGACCTTCTTTGATACTGCACGAATGTACTCAGACAGTGAGGAAAAGATAGGACAGGCATTTGCGGGAATGCGTGAGAAGATTTTCATCGCGACTAAGACGCATTCCAATACGCCGGAAAAATTTTGGAAAGATCTAGAGACTTCTTTATCACTCCTTAAGACAGATTACATTGATATTTACCAGTTCCATTGGCCAAGCGTCTGCTATAAACCGGGGGATGGATCGGGAATGTACGAATGTATGCTGGAGGCAAAAAAACAGGGCAAAATCAGACACATTGGCCTGACGAATCATAAATTGGGTTTGGCCCATGAATGCATCGACTCCGGACTGTATGAGACCTTACAGTATCCATTAAGTTATCTGTCGTCAGAAAAGGAGATTGAACTGGTAGGAAAATGTAAGAAGACGGACATGGGATTCATTGCCATGAAGGCTTTATCAGGAGGATTGATTACGGATTCTGCCGCGGCATACGCATTTATGACACAATACGATAATGCGCTTCCTATCTGGGGCATCCAGCGGGAAACGGAACTGGATGAGTTTTTAAGTTATAAGGATAACCCGCCGCAGTTAACCGGCGAAAGAAGAGCATTGATTGAAAAAGATAAACAGGAGTTGACCGGGGAATTCTGCAGGGGCTGCGGCTACTGCATGCCGTGTCCGGCCGAAATTGAAATCAATAACTGTGCAAGGATGTCCCTATTAATCAGACGTTCCCCGTCTGAAAATTGGCTGACGCCGAAGGCACAGGAAATGATGAAAAAAGTTGAAGGATGTCTTGCATGCGGAAAATGCGCATCCCAATGCCCATATGGCCTAGATACGCCGGAATTGTTAAAGAAGAATTATGCAGATTATAAAAAGATTCTTGCGGGTGAAGCGGAAGTAAAATAA
- a CDS encoding MerR family transcriptional regulator — protein sequence MTIAGVSQKFNVSQDTLRYYERIGLIPRVNRNKSGMRDYTEDDCKWVEFIKCMRGAGLPIEVLIEYVGLFQQGDETIDVRKELLIEQRKQLITRMEDMKKTLERLDYKIARYEQTVVGKEKTLRRPED from the coding sequence ATGACGATTGCAGGAGTAAGTCAAAAATTTAATGTTTCACAGGATACACTCCGCTATTATGAACGCATCGGACTGATTCCGCGGGTGAACCGCAATAAAAGCGGAATGAGGGATTATACGGAAGATGACTGTAAGTGGGTCGAATTTATCAAATGTATGCGAGGTGCAGGCCTTCCAATTGAAGTATTGATTGAGTATGTTGGGCTGTTTCAACAGGGTGATGAAACCATTGACGTAAGAAAAGAACTCTTAATCGAGCAGCGTAAGCAACTCATAACGAGAATGGAAGATATGAAGAAAACGTTGGAACGCCTGGATTATAAAATTGCAAGATATGAACAGACAGTAGTTGGAAAAGAAAAAACACTAAGAAGACCGGAGGATTAG
- a CDS encoding type II toxin-antitoxin system prevent-host-death family antitoxin produces MMNIKPSAAIRKNYNEVSELCKRSGEPVYLTKNGEGDLVVMDIATYMRRESMLRLRESLVIAEESRLQGNTGRSVDDVSAMMKAAVREVLDGHRK; encoded by the coding sequence ATGATGAATATAAAGCCGTCAGCCGCGATCCGTAAAAATTATAACGAGGTATCCGAGTTATGTAAGCGCTCGGGAGAGCCGGTTTATTTGACCAAAAACGGCGAAGGTGACCTTGTGGTTATGGATATTGCAACCTATATGCGCAGGGAAAGTATGCTGCGCTTGCGGGAAAGCCTGGTTATTGCCGAAGAGAGCCGGCTGCAAGGAAATACGGGTCGTTCCGTAGACGATGTATCCGCCATGATGAAGGCAGCTGTCCGTGAGGTGCTGGATGGACACCGAAAATAG
- a CDS encoding type II toxin-antitoxin system RelE/ParE family toxin — MDTENRIFTVIVSEEAAQMLVSHARFLAQVSEAAAVRLIEDFQSKAKSLEQYPKRNPVLMDPLITPGKYRKLLLEKRYLLIYQVKGAVVYVDAVVDTRQDYGWLL, encoded by the coding sequence ATGGACACCGAAAATAGAATATTTACGGTCATAGTCTCAGAGGAAGCCGCACAAATGCTGGTTTCTCATGCCCGGTTTCTGGCCCAGGTCAGTGAAGCGGCAGCCGTGCGGCTTATTGAAGATTTTCAGAGTAAAGCTAAATCATTGGAACAATATCCCAAAAGGAACCCGGTCTTGATGGATCCGCTGATTACGCCGGGAAAATATCGAAAACTTCTGCTTGAAAAGAGGTATCTTTTGATTTACCAAGTCAAAGGCGCTGTCGTTTACGTGGATGCGGTTGTGGATACCCGACAGGATTATGGCTGGTTGCTATAG
- a CDS encoding MFS transporter codes for MGIFFSMFYMAISLSQIITGPISDRFGRNIFMIVGLLVAAGGIAFAPFLGLPLVLLVFTVASLGMGVFYLASMGVLNEIVPDYLKGTISGAYYLFWGIGMFFGPPIINQIAICAGFQTSMAGYSFLILLVAVGLITGKRCQPEIT; via the coding sequence ATTGGAATATTTTTCTCTATGTTCTATATGGCGATAAGTCTCTCACAGATTATTACCGGCCCTATATCCGACCGATTTGGGCGGAATATATTTATGATTGTCGGACTGCTTGTCGCTGCCGGCGGGATAGCTTTCGCCCCATTCTTAGGTCTGCCTCTAGTCTTATTGGTTTTTACAGTCGCGAGTTTAGGGATGGGCGTTTTTTATCTCGCCTCCATGGGCGTTTTGAATGAAATCGTACCGGACTATTTAAAAGGTACGATTTCTGGAGCTTACTATCTTTTTTGGGGTATCGGAATGTTTTTTGGCCCCCCGATAATTAATCAAATTGCAATATGTGCCGGTTTTCAGACATCCATGGCCGGTTACTCATTCCTTATTCTACTGGTCGCAGTAGGTTTAATAACTGGCAAGAGATGCCAACCGGAGATTACTTAA
- a CDS encoding NADH-quinone oxidoreductase subunit NuoE family protein, which yields MSCEEKKCQCCCEDGQDQQKYDRIAEVIAKYKNKEGSLIQVLHLTQSIYGYLPLDLQKFIAEGMEKPLSEVSGVVTFYSFFATEPRGEHTIRVCLGTACYVRGGKKIVDRLEEILDVKVGGTTKDQKFTFEVARCIGACGLAPAMMIDDVVYKQVNPDKLETILAKY from the coding sequence ATGAGCTGCGAAGAAAAAAAATGTCAGTGCTGCTGCGAAGATGGACAAGACCAGCAGAAATATGACAGAATTGCGGAAGTTATTGCAAAGTACAAAAACAAAGAAGGAAGCCTGATCCAAGTCCTGCATTTAACCCAAAGTATTTATGGCTATCTGCCGCTTGACCTGCAAAAGTTTATTGCGGAAGGGATGGAAAAGCCGCTTTCCGAAGTATCCGGCGTGGTAACATTTTACTCTTTCTTTGCCACCGAACCCAGAGGCGAACATACAATCAGGGTTTGCTTAGGAACAGCCTGCTATGTCCGGGGCGGTAAAAAGATAGTGGACCGTCTGGAAGAAATTCTTGATGTAAAGGTCGGGGGCACGACCAAGGATCAAAAATTTACTTTCGAAGTGGCCAGATGTATCGGCGCCTGCGGTTTAGCTCCGGCGATGATGATTGATGATGTTGTCTACAAGCAGGTCAACCCTGATAAACTTGAAACTATTTTGGCTAAGTATTAA
- a CDS encoding NADH-ubiquinone oxidoreductase-F iron-sulfur binding region domain-containing protein: MSVTAIKSISDLENIKINYNEKLAKYNYQVLVCGGAGCVSSNCSEIKAALEKSLAEFNLKNKVAVIETGCMGTCAVGPVVLILPDQTFYTEVNPAKMAEIVKSHIINGTILEQYTFYDHALQKHIPNIHDINFFKDQVKIALRNCGLIDYSSIEAYIARDGYFAIAKALGGMTDKEVVEEVKKSGLRGRGGAGFPAGIKWEAGMKAEADQKYIVCNADEGDPGAFMDRSILEGDPHTVIEGMMLGGYAIGATMGYVYVRAEYPIAVERLGAAIDEARQYGLLGEKLFGSDFQFDLEIRIGAGAFVCGEETSLMASIEGQRGEPRQKPPFPFERGLFGKPTIINNVESYANVPPIILKGSHWFSQFGTETSKGTKVFALAGDIVNTGIVEVPMGTPLGDILFKIGGGIPGDKPFKAAQAGGPSGGCITKEYLNTPVDYEHIIKLGAIMGSGGLIVMNEDTCMVDTARYFMEFIQDESCGKCLPCRVGTKRMLEILERITKGQGREGDIELLEELSESIQQTAMCGLGQSAPNPVLSTIKYFRHEYEEHIKYKYCRAGVCSELFISPCENACPASVNVPGYMALVSSRRFIDAYNLIRQENPFPAVCGRICTHPCESKCRRNQLDEALAISDLKRFVADYAFKHEEAFNKDIVYPTNGKSVGIIGAGPSGLTCGYYLARLGYAVDVYEAQSIAGGVLAFGIPEYRLPNNVLAHEIKLIEQVGVTIHLSTEVGKDITFDELRQKHDSVYIATGTQLSNRIGIPGEDLPGVVHGLEFLRNVNLGSKVKIGENVAVIGGGNTAIDAARTALRMGAKKVQILYRRTVEDMPADAREIHDSLEEGIEIIPLVAPVRFVGDGQVAVVECVRMELGGFDSAGRRRPKVKEGSTFTIKADMVIPAVSQSSDLPFVKTEEVEVTEWGTFVTDKDTLMTSLEGVFAGGDVARGSDVAITAIADGKKAAISIDQYLGGKGTLNKGEAIDIPAPNDEDELVEHERFPMEVLDPEKRKDCFREVVRGYHKLNAIAESMRCLRCDRR; the protein is encoded by the coding sequence ATGAGCGTTACAGCGATTAAAAGCATCAGTGATTTAGAAAATATTAAAATAAACTATAATGAAAAATTAGCGAAGTATAATTACCAGGTGCTGGTTTGCGGTGGGGCCGGTTGTGTCTCTTCCAACTGCAGCGAAATCAAGGCTGCCTTAGAGAAAAGTCTGGCCGAATTTAACCTTAAAAATAAGGTTGCCGTCATTGAAACCGGCTGTATGGGTACCTGTGCGGTGGGACCGGTTGTCCTGATCCTGCCGGATCAAACCTTCTATACCGAAGTTAACCCGGCCAAAATGGCGGAGATTGTTAAATCCCATATCATCAACGGCACGATCCTTGAACAATATACCTTCTATGATCACGCCCTGCAAAAACACATTCCCAATATCCATGATATTAATTTCTTTAAGGATCAGGTCAAGATTGCCTTACGCAACTGCGGTTTGATTGATTATTCTTCTATCGAAGCCTATATTGCCAGAGACGGCTATTTTGCCATTGCCAAAGCCTTGGGCGGCATGACCGATAAAGAGGTCGTGGAAGAAGTCAAAAAATCGGGTCTCAGAGGGCGCGGCGGCGCCGGGTTCCCGGCCGGTATTAAATGGGAAGCCGGAATGAAAGCGGAGGCCGATCAGAAATATATTGTTTGTAATGCCGACGAAGGCGACCCCGGTGCTTTTATGGACAGAAGCATCCTGGAAGGCGATCCGCACACCGTCATTGAAGGAATGATGTTAGGCGGCTACGCCATTGGGGCGACCATGGGTTATGTCTATGTCCGCGCCGAATACCCGATTGCGGTGGAACGTTTAGGCGCTGCCATCGATGAAGCCCGTCAGTATGGTTTGCTGGGGGAAAAACTGTTCGGCAGCGATTTTCAGTTTGATTTGGAGATCCGGATTGGGGCCGGTGCCTTTGTTTGCGGTGAAGAAACCTCCCTCATGGCCTCCATTGAAGGACAGCGCGGTGAACCGAGACAAAAACCGCCGTTCCCCTTTGAACGCGGCTTGTTTGGCAAGCCGACCATCATTAATAACGTGGAATCTTACGCCAATGTTCCGCCCATTATCCTCAAAGGCTCCCACTGGTTTTCCCAGTTTGGCACCGAGACCAGCAAAGGGACCAAAGTTTTCGCTTTGGCCGGAGATATTGTCAATACCGGTATTGTCGAAGTTCCGATGGGAACTCCCCTGGGCGATATTCTCTTTAAGATCGGCGGCGGCATTCCCGGCGACAAACCGTTTAAAGCGGCCCAGGCCGGCGGACCTTCCGGCGGCTGTATTACCAAGGAATATTTAAATACGCCGGTCGACTACGAACATATCATCAAGTTAGGCGCGATCATGGGCTCCGGCGGACTGATCGTCATGAACGAAGATACCTGTATGGTGGATACCGCCAGGTATTTCATGGAGTTCATCCAGGATGAATCCTGCGGGAAGTGCCTCCCTTGCCGGGTAGGCACCAAACGAATGCTGGAGATTTTGGAACGGATCACCAAAGGCCAAGGCCGGGAAGGCGACATCGAACTGTTGGAAGAACTCAGTGAAAGCATCCAGCAGACGGCCATGTGCGGCTTAGGACAATCCGCTCCCAATCCGGTTTTAAGTACCATCAAATATTTCCGTCACGAATATGAAGAACACATTAAATATAAATACTGCCGGGCCGGGGTCTGTTCCGAACTGTTTATCTCGCCTTGTGAAAATGCCTGTCCGGCCAGTGTCAATGTTCCCGGCTATATGGCCCTGGTTTCCTCCCGCCGGTTTATTGACGCTTATAACCTGATCCGGCAGGAAAATCCCTTCCCGGCGGTTTGCGGGAGAATCTGCACCCATCCCTGCGAGAGCAAATGCCGCCGAAATCAATTGGATGAAGCCTTGGCTATTTCCGACCTCAAGCGTTTTGTGGCCGACTATGCCTTCAAACACGAAGAGGCTTTCAACAAAGACATTGTTTATCCCACAAACGGCAAGAGCGTCGGGATTATCGGCGCCGGTCCTTCGGGCTTAACCTGCGGTTATTATCTGGCCAGGCTGGGTTATGCCGTTGATGTTTACGAAGCCCAATCCATCGCTGGCGGCGTCCTGGCCTTTGGTATTCCGGAATACCGGCTGCCCAACAATGTTTTGGCCCATGAAATTAAACTGATTGAACAGGTCGGCGTTACTATTCACCTGAGTACGGAAGTCGGCAAAGATATTACCTTTGACGAACTCCGCCAGAAACATGACTCCGTTTACATCGCTACCGGTACCCAGCTTTCCAACCGGATTGGCATCCCCGGTGAAGATCTGCCCGGCGTGGTCCATGGTCTGGAGTTCCTGCGCAACGTCAATCTGGGTAGCAAGGTGAAGATCGGGGAAAACGTAGCCGTGATCGGCGGCGGCAACACTGCAATCGATGCGGCCAGAACCGCTCTCCGCATGGGCGCCAAAAAAGTGCAGATTCTCTATAGAAGAACCGTGGAAGATATGCCTGCCGATGCCAGGGAAATCCACGATTCCCTGGAAGAAGGCATTGAAATCATTCCGCTGGTGGCACCGGTTCGCTTCGTGGGCGACGGTCAGGTTGCAGTCGTTGAATGTGTCAGGATGGAACTGGGCGGTTTTGATTCGGCCGGCCGAAGAAGACCAAAGGTCAAAGAAGGGTCCACCTTTACCATTAAAGCCGATATGGTTATTCCGGCAGTCAGCCAGTCTTCCGACCTGCCCTTTGTCAAGACAGAAGAAGTGGAAGTCACGGAATGGGGCACTTTCGTCACCGATAAGGACACGCTGATGACCTCCCTGGAAGGTGTCTTTGCCGGCGGCGATGTAGCCAGGGGTTCCGATGTGGCCATCACGGCCATTGCCGACGGTAAAAAAGCCGCGATCTCGATCGACCAGTACCTGGGCGGCAAGGGAACCTTAAATAAAGGGGAAGCCATTGACATTCCGGCGCCCAATGATGAAGACGAACTGGTTGAACATGAACGCTTCCCGATGGAAGTGCTTGATCCGGAAAAGAGAAAAGACTGCTTCCGCGAAGTGGTCCGCGGTTATCATAAGCTGAATGCAATTGCAGAATCGATGCGCTGTTTACGCTGTGACAGGAGGTAG
- a CDS encoding NADH-dependent [FeFe] hydrogenase, group A6, producing the protein MINLTINGKPVSVAESSTILEAAKQNNIYIPNLCYLEGVHQFGSCRLCVVEVEGARNLQASCMVPVREGMVIKTNTEKVRKARKVLYELLLSDHPKDCLSCERNQSCELQEIGNRLGVTEARFEGERSKGFEDFSPSITRDMSKCILCRRCITVCKEIQNVGILNAQNRGFKTVVGPAMDLPINSVNCAYCGQCTVVCPVGALKETDAIQSVWKAINDKKKRVVVQVAPAIRAAIGEEFGLAPGTLVTGKLVTALREMGFDDVFDTNFAADLTIMEEGTELLTRVKKALTGGEATLPMVTSCSPGWIKYVEHAFPQELDHLSTCKSPHTMLGALAKSYYAEKIKVDPKDMVVVSIMPCTAKKFEISRPEMKNNGVPNVDAVLTTRELAKMIKEAGIDFVNLADSQFDNPLGLSSGAADIFGVTGGVMEAALRTVYELVTGRELPFEKLHVTPIVGLEQIKTADILIEDPLEDYKFLDGFTVKIAVTSGLKGAKILLDQIAKGESPYHFIEVMGCSGGCIGGGGQPRPTTPEIRKKRMAAIYQEDEGKALRKSHENEYINKLYQEYLVAPNGHKSHDLLHTHYTKRGKFNEYLNKE; encoded by the coding sequence ATGATCAATTTAACGATTAACGGTAAGCCGGTTTCCGTAGCGGAAAGTTCGACCATCCTGGAAGCGGCTAAACAGAATAATATTTATATTCCAAACCTCTGTTATCTGGAGGGTGTCCATCAATTCGGATCCTGCAGATTGTGTGTGGTGGAGGTTGAAGGGGCCAGAAACCTGCAGGCCTCCTGTATGGTTCCGGTCCGGGAAGGGATGGTCATTAAAACCAATACCGAAAAGGTCCGTAAAGCCAGGAAGGTTCTTTACGAGCTGCTTTTGTCCGATCATCCCAAGGATTGCTTAAGCTGTGAACGCAACCAGAGCTGCGAGCTGCAGGAAATCGGCAACCGCCTGGGTGTGACGGAAGCCCGTTTTGAAGGAGAGCGTTCCAAAGGGTTTGAAGATTTTTCTCCTTCCATTACGCGGGATATGTCCAAATGTATTCTGTGCCGCCGGTGTATTACGGTTTGTAAAGAGATTCAGAACGTCGGCATCCTCAATGCCCAGAACCGGGGTTTCAAAACCGTGGTGGGGCCGGCCATGGATCTGCCGATTAATTCGGTAAACTGCGCTTACTGCGGTCAATGTACGGTCGTTTGTCCGGTTGGCGCCCTCAAGGAAACCGATGCCATCCAGAGTGTCTGGAAAGCCATTAATGATAAAAAGAAACGGGTCGTTGTCCAGGTGGCCCCGGCCATCAGGGCCGCTATCGGCGAAGAATTCGGCCTGGCTCCGGGAACGCTCGTTACAGGCAAGCTGGTCACCGCCCTGCGCGAAATGGGTTTTGACGATGTGTTTGACACCAACTTTGCTGCCGACCTGACCATTATGGAAGAAGGAACCGAACTCCTGACCCGGGTGAAAAAGGCCCTGACCGGCGGGGAAGCGACCCTGCCGATGGTCACCAGCTGCAGCCCCGGTTGGATTAAGTATGTCGAGCACGCCTTCCCGCAGGAACTCGATCATCTTTCCACCTGCAAATCCCCGCATACCATGCTGGGAGCGCTGGCCAAATCCTATTATGCCGAGAAAATCAAGGTTGATCCCAAGGATATGGTTGTTGTTTCCATTATGCCTTGTACGGCCAAGAAGTTTGAAATCTCCAGGCCGGAAATGAAAAATAACGGTGTGCCCAATGTGGATGCCGTTCTCACAACCCGGGAACTGGCCAAAATGATCAAGGAAGCCGGCATCGACTTTGTTAATCTGGCAGACAGCCAGTTTGACAATCCGCTGGGCCTTTCCTCCGGGGCGGCCGATATCTTCGGGGTGACCGGCGGTGTGATGGAAGCCGCCCTGCGGACGGTTTATGAACTAGTTACCGGACGGGAACTGCCGTTTGAAAAACTGCATGTGACCCCGATTGTTGGTTTGGAACAAATCAAAACAGCGGATATCCTGATTGAAGACCCGCTGGAAGACTATAAATTCCTGGACGGCTTTACCGTTAAAATCGCGGTGACCAGCGGCCTGAAAGGGGCGAAAATCCTTTTGGATCAGATCGCCAAAGGCGAGTCGCCGTATCACTTTATCGAAGTGATGGGTTGTTCCGGCGGCTGTATCGGCGGCGGCGGCCAGCCCAGACCCACAACCCCGGAGATCCGCAAAAAACGGATGGCGGCCATTTACCAGGAAGACGAAGGCAAAGCACTGAGAAAGTCTCATGAAAATGAGTATATCAACAAGCTTTATCAGGAATACCTGGTTGCCCCCAATGGTCATAAGTCCCATGATCTCCTGCATACCCATTACACGAAACGTGGAAAATTTAACGAATATCTCAATAAAGAATAA
- a CDS encoding FAD:protein FMN transferase — MRRRNLFILMPAAFILMFITAACSPGGIFAPKPYKETQFLMDTIIEITAYGSGSEAAVEAAFGEFKRIQGLADHFDPNSQVSKINAMAGKAPVQVDPELISLLKLAQSRSEKLDGALDVTVGPLTQLWGIGHKGEFVPTQAEIDKMLPLVNYRLLQIDETNNTVFLPQEGMSIDLGAVAKGFANRKAVEVMKARGIKSALLNAGGDVRVIGTKPDGQPWRIGVQHPRNSDGVIAKISMTGWDVLETSGDYQRYFIKDGVRYSHILDARTGRQPGELASVTMVTNSADENHILSTAIFILGAERGQQLLRHYFPEAEAILVTVDGRVILTPGLEGKVEVTQ; from the coding sequence ATGAGACGCCGCAATCTTTTTATTTTAATGCCGGCTGCATTTATTTTAATGTTTATAACCGCCGCCTGCAGCCCAGGTGGTATCTTCGCTCCCAAGCCCTATAAGGAAACTCAGTTTCTGATGGATACCATTATTGAGATCACCGCCTACGGTTCCGGCAGTGAGGCGGCAGTGGAGGCCGCGTTTGGCGAATTTAAGCGGATACAAGGCTTGGCCGACCATTTTGATCCCAACAGCCAAGTGTCCAAAATCAACGCTATGGCCGGCAAGGCCCCGGTTCAGGTGGATCCCGAATTGATTTCCCTGCTGAAGCTGGCTCAGTCCCGGTCGGAAAAACTGGATGGCGCTTTGGATGTGACGGTAGGGCCGCTTACCCAATTATGGGGAATAGGACATAAGGGGGAATTCGTGCCTACCCAGGCCGAGATTGACAAAATGTTGCCGTTAGTCAATTATCGCTTGCTCCAGATTGATGAGACGAACAATACAGTGTTTTTACCCCAAGAAGGCATGAGCATCGATTTGGGGGCAGTGGCGAAAGGGTTTGCCAACCGCAAAGCCGTCGAAGTTATGAAGGCCAGGGGGATAAAGTCAGCCCTGCTCAACGCCGGCGGCGATGTCCGGGTTATCGGGACCAAACCGGATGGACAACCGTGGCGTATCGGCGTGCAGCATCCGCGGAATTCAGACGGGGTCATTGCCAAGATATCCATGACCGGCTGGGATGTCCTGGAGACGTCGGGAGATTATCAGCGATACTTCATCAAGGACGGGGTACGCTATTCCCACATCCTCGATGCCAGAACAGGCCGTCAGCCGGGTGAACTGGCCAGCGTCACCATGGTCACCAATTCCGCCGACGAAAACCATATCCTAAGCACCGCCATATTTATCCTCGGCGCCGAACGGGGGCAGCAACTGCTGCGCCACTATTTTCCCGAGGCGGAGGCGATACTTGTAACAGTTGACGGGAGAGTGATTTTGACCCCTGGGCTTGAGGGCAAAGTGGAAGTGACGCAGTAG
- a CDS encoding fumarylacetoacetate hydrolase family protein: MKIVRFTYGAQDKWGVLNEKNEKKINIINGNIFANYNNHNSYDNYNNYEVSDEYVSLDNVQLLAPCIPSKGVCIGLNYYDHAREMNLKLPAEPLMFLKPSSSLNHPGGIIEYPAISQNLHYEAEMAIVIKKQARHVSVENAYDYILGYTCANDVTARDLQQKDGQWTRGKSFDTFMPLGPYIETDIDPHNINITLYVNNVACQSSNTGNLIFKVPELLVFVTQVMTLYPGDVILTGTPAGVGPMQAGDTVAVELEGIGRLENTVSKADKRSCQPLL; this comes from the coding sequence TTGAAAATAGTCAGATTTACATATGGCGCTCAGGATAAATGGGGCGTATTAAATGAAAAAAATGAAAAAAAAATAAACATTATTAACGGTAATATTTTCGCTAACTATAATAACCATAATAGCTATGATAACTATAATAACTATGAAGTATCAGATGAATACGTTTCGCTTGATAATGTACAATTACTGGCTCCTTGCATCCCCAGCAAGGGAGTTTGTATTGGACTTAATTATTATGACCATGCCAGGGAAATGAACCTCAAGCTGCCGGCGGAGCCGCTGATGTTTCTGAAACCTTCATCTTCGCTAAACCATCCCGGCGGTATTATTGAGTATCCCGCCATCTCACAGAATCTCCATTATGAAGCGGAAATGGCGATAGTCATAAAGAAACAGGCCCGGCATGTATCTGTGGAAAATGCTTATGACTATATATTAGGCTATACCTGCGCCAATGACGTTACCGCCCGCGATTTACAACAAAAAGACGGACAATGGACCAGGGGCAAATCATTTGACACCTTTATGCCGCTGGGACCGTATATTGAGACTGATATCGATCCGCATAATATCAATATTACGCTTTATGTAAATAATGTGGCCTGCCAGTCATCCAATACCGGTAATCTTATATTTAAAGTTCCTGAACTGCTGGTGTTTGTCACTCAGGTTATGACCCTATATCCGGGTGATGTAATATTAACCGGGACACCGGCCGGAGTAGGGCCGATGCAGGCAGGGGACACTGTGGCGGTTGAATTGGAAGGCATAGGCAGATTAGAGAATACTGTCAGCAAAGCTGACAAGAGAAGCTGTCAACCTCTTTTATAA